In a single window of the Candidatus Flexicrinis proximus genome:
- a CDS encoding 2-hydroxyacid dehydrogenase has protein sequence MNVAVFSTKPYDKQFLEAANTTHTLTYFEARLTRETAKVAAGYEAVCVFVNDVLDAAVVESLAAHGTRLIALRCAGFNNVDLSAARKFGITVVRVPAYSPYAVAEHAVAMMLSLNRRVYRAYNRVRESNFSLDGLLGFDFHGQTVGLIGTGQIGVVVAKIMFGFGCTVLAYDPYVNAQAEALGVKYVGLPELFARSDILTLHCPLTPDTRHIINAETLSGMKRGVMIINTSRGALIDTPAVIEALKTEQIGYLGMDVYEEEADVFFEDLSGHILQDDALARLMTFPNVLITSHQAFFTRNALQNIAETTLNNITLFSGNGSAPNAVGIERVIK, from the coding sequence ATGAACGTTGCCGTATTCAGCACGAAACCGTACGACAAGCAGTTTCTGGAAGCCGCCAACACCACCCACACCCTCACCTATTTTGAAGCACGCCTCACCCGCGAGACCGCCAAGGTCGCGGCGGGCTACGAGGCGGTATGCGTCTTTGTCAACGACGTACTGGATGCGGCGGTGGTCGAGTCGCTGGCCGCACACGGTACCCGTTTGATCGCCCTGCGCTGCGCGGGTTTCAATAATGTCGACCTGTCGGCCGCCCGCAAGTTCGGAATCACGGTCGTCCGCGTTCCGGCCTATTCACCGTATGCCGTCGCGGAGCACGCCGTCGCCATGATGCTCTCGCTCAACCGGCGCGTCTACCGCGCGTATAACCGTGTCCGCGAGAGCAACTTTTCGCTGGATGGCCTGCTGGGGTTTGACTTTCACGGCCAGACGGTCGGGCTGATCGGCACGGGGCAGATCGGGGTGGTGGTCGCGAAGATCATGTTCGGCTTCGGGTGTACGGTGCTGGCGTACGACCCGTACGTTAACGCACAGGCTGAGGCGCTTGGCGTCAAATACGTGGGTCTGCCTGAGCTTTTCGCCCGCAGCGACATCCTCACCCTGCACTGTCCGCTCACGCCGGACACGCGGCATATCATCAATGCGGAAACACTCAGCGGCATGAAACGCGGCGTGATGATCATCAACACCAGCCGCGGCGCGCTGATCGATACGCCGGCGGTGATCGAGGCGCTGAAGACCGAGCAGATCGGCTACCTGGGCATGGACGTCTACGAAGAAGAGGCTGACGTGTTCTTCGAGGACTTATCCGGGCATATCCTGCAGGACGATGCTCTGGCCCGCCTGATGACCTTCCCTAACGTGCTGATCACCAGCCATCAGGCGTTTTTTACCCGCAACGCCCTGCAGAATATCGCCGAGACGACCCTGAACAACATCACGCTGTTCAGCGGCAACGGCAGCGCCCCCAATGCTGTTGGGATTGAACGAGTCATAAAATAA
- a CDS encoding GAF domain-containing sensor histidine kinase, whose protein sequence is MHNPDHTLIQHPARIAALRDLLLLDSGPEAAFDRLTRLATTITKSPVALVTLVDADREYFKSQVGLSGQWATRREAPLTQTFCSQVVATGEMLSIEDSRFHPLGEDSPALREMNIIAYLGLPLTLKSGHTIGSFCVIDDKPRHWSDQDLAFMGDLAALTLTEIELRSGSKHGQAVTPWDEIIETTPDLIWLADMDNHVRGLNRAARRFFDISEAEAADLRVGSFLHTEAFHYLRNEALRTADESGAWSGELYLVRHDERLVPFTVVVLVQHDKSGRPDSWCAIARDITALRETENSLQKTLEEEQRLTRLQGRFINTVSHEFRTPLSTVLSSLELLIRHGARSDPATHYERMKKGVRDISTILDRGIKLLNDAEDETLPFITEISLETFAREITTSATQGFEGRVIQVELPQNTIIARMDVASLRSVAEHLLSNALKFSTTGAMVALKFALRDCDDPAEQCHLVMYVRDRGIGIPEDDQPFIFERFYRAYDQPNVPGIGAGLYHVKRLVERLDGRIEFYSRLGEGTEFVIIVPVEIVSSEPLEPHPKRGGSNAPASPSE, encoded by the coding sequence ATGCACAACCCAGACCACACCCTCATCCAACACCCTGCGCGGATCGCTGCACTGCGCGATCTCTTGCTGCTGGATAGCGGACCTGAAGCCGCATTCGACCGCCTGACCCGATTAGCGACCACGATCACGAAAAGCCCGGTTGCGCTGGTGACGCTGGTCGATGCCGACCGCGAATACTTCAAGAGTCAGGTCGGCCTGAGCGGGCAATGGGCGACCCGGCGCGAGGCACCGCTGACGCAGACCTTCTGTTCACAGGTCGTCGCGACGGGAGAAATGCTGAGTATCGAGGATTCGCGCTTCCATCCTTTGGGCGAGGACAGCCCTGCCCTGCGCGAAATGAACATCATTGCCTATCTCGGGCTGCCGCTGACCCTGAAATCAGGCCATACGATTGGCTCGTTCTGCGTGATCGACGACAAGCCGCGGCACTGGTCCGACCAGGATCTGGCGTTCATGGGCGACCTGGCCGCATTGACCCTGACTGAGATTGAGCTGCGAAGCGGGTCGAAGCACGGGCAGGCCGTGACCCCGTGGGACGAGATCATCGAAACGACGCCGGACCTGATCTGGCTGGCAGACATGGACAACCATGTCCGCGGGCTCAACCGGGCGGCGCGGCGATTCTTCGACATCAGCGAAGCGGAGGCCGCCGACCTGCGGGTCGGTAGCTTCCTGCACACCGAGGCGTTTCATTATTTGCGCAACGAAGCCCTGCGCACTGCGGACGAGAGCGGCGCGTGGTCGGGTGAACTGTATCTGGTCCGGCATGACGAGCGGCTGGTTCCGTTCACGGTTGTCGTGCTGGTCCAGCACGATAAGTCCGGGCGGCCGGACAGCTGGTGCGCGATCGCGCGCGACATCACGGCCCTGCGCGAGACCGAAAATTCGCTGCAAAAGACACTCGAAGAAGAGCAGCGGCTGACGCGGCTGCAAGGCCGATTCATCAACACCGTCTCGCATGAATTCCGCACGCCGCTTTCCACCGTGCTTTCATCGCTGGAATTGTTGATCCGGCACGGCGCACGCTCCGATCCAGCGACGCACTACGAGCGGATGAAAAAAGGGGTGCGCGACATCTCGACCATCCTCGACCGCGGCATCAAGCTGCTTAACGACGCCGAAGACGAAACGCTGCCGTTCATCACGGAAATCAGCCTGGAAACCTTCGCGCGGGAGATCACGACCAGCGCCACCCAGGGGTTCGAAGGGCGCGTGATCCAGGTCGAACTGCCGCAGAACACGATCATCGCGCGCATGGATGTCGCGTCGCTGCGGTCGGTCGCCGAACATCTGCTCTCGAACGCGCTCAAATTCAGCACCACCGGCGCCATGGTCGCACTGAAGTTCGCCCTGCGCGATTGCGACGATCCGGCCGAGCAGTGCCACCTGGTGATGTATGTCCGCGACCGCGGCATTGGCATCCCAGAAGACGACCAGCCATTCATCTTTGAGCGGTTTTACCGCGCCTATGACCAGCCAAACGTCCCCGGAATCGGCGCCGGCCTGTACCACGTCAAGCGGCTGGTCGAACGGCTGGATGGCAGGATCGAGTTCTACAGCCGGCTGGGCGAAGGTACGGAATTCGTTATTATCGTGCCGGTCGAGATCGTCAGCAGCGAACCGCTGGAGCCCCACCCGAAACGGGGTGGTTCGAATGCCCCGGCCAGCCCGTCTGAGTGA
- a CDS encoding DeoR/GlpR transcriptional regulator has protein sequence MTAELFVEERHRLILENLRRDGRVSVKHLSDTMAVSAVTIRSDLRVLEESGQLKRTYGGAVAVTNEVVTPDLSFEVRQRSHHAEKDAIARAAARRVEDGFAVMLDASTTAFALIPYLKQRQRLIVVTNGLMVAHSLLDSPHITVLLPSGRLRRDSISLVGAPDKLPDVHINIGFFGTRGISAQTGITDSDPDEAAMKRAMIEHCVSVCVVAHHDKLEKVAPFAFARLERVRTIFTTRQANSDAVANYRAHGVEVELVGTTRGR, from the coding sequence ATGACCGCCGAACTGTTTGTTGAGGAACGTCACCGGCTGATCCTGGAGAATCTCCGTCGCGATGGACGGGTATCGGTCAAGCACCTGAGCGATACGATGGCCGTCAGCGCTGTGACCATCCGCAGCGACCTGCGCGTGCTGGAGGAATCCGGACAGCTCAAGCGTACCTATGGCGGCGCGGTCGCCGTGACCAATGAAGTTGTCACGCCTGACCTGAGTTTTGAGGTGCGCCAGCGCAGCCACCACGCCGAGAAGGACGCCATCGCACGGGCAGCCGCCCGGCGGGTCGAGGATGGTTTCGCGGTCATGCTTGACGCCAGTACGACCGCCTTCGCCCTGATCCCCTATTTGAAACAGCGTCAGCGCCTGATTGTCGTGACCAACGGACTGATGGTGGCGCACAGTCTGCTCGACTCTCCGCACATCACCGTCCTTCTCCCCAGCGGCCGGCTGCGCCGCGACTCGATCTCGCTGGTCGGCGCCCCCGATAAACTGCCGGATGTCCACATCAATATCGGCTTTTTCGGGACGCGCGGGATTTCGGCTCAGACCGGGATCACCGACAGCGATCCGGACGAAGCGGCGATGAAGCGTGCCATGATTGAACACTGCGTGAGCGTGTGCGTGGTCGCCCACCACGACAAACTGGAAAAGGTTGCGCCGTTTGCGTTTGCCCGCCTTGAGCGCGTCAGGACCATCTTCACGACGCGCCAGGCGAACAGCGATGCGGTGGCGAACTACCGCGCGCACGGTGTTGAGGTTGAATTGGTCGGAACTACTCGCGGAAGATAG
- a CDS encoding TetR family transcriptional regulator, with the protein MPRRTKDEANITRQALLDAALTVFSRMGYNATRLEAVAAEAGVTRGAIYHHFGGKAELYTALMNEVSAEINPLIDQALCEDTGALEKLRRLFVLPLEYAASNTRYREASELMFFRTEALPELEAGWNAKISGINLLVGLVAEVIQRGQADGEIRSNLDAHDAAVTLMSLQSGLLAVWIMSNDLIDLQSKAGDVADIFLRGIAI; encoded by the coding sequence GTGCCGCGAAGGACCAAAGACGAAGCGAATATCACCCGGCAGGCGCTGCTCGACGCGGCGCTGACGGTCTTCAGCCGTATGGGCTACAACGCCACGCGGCTTGAGGCGGTCGCGGCCGAGGCTGGCGTGACGCGCGGCGCGATTTATCACCACTTTGGCGGCAAAGCTGAGCTGTATACCGCGCTGATGAACGAGGTCAGCGCAGAAATTAACCCGCTGATCGACCAGGCGCTGTGCGAAGACACCGGTGCGCTGGAGAAACTGCGCCGCTTGTTCGTGCTGCCGCTGGAATATGCGGCTTCCAACACCCGCTACCGTGAGGCCAGCGAGCTGATGTTCTTCCGGACTGAGGCGCTGCCGGAACTGGAAGCCGGCTGGAACGCCAAGATCAGCGGCATCAATCTGCTGGTCGGGCTGGTCGCTGAGGTGATCCAGCGCGGCCAAGCTGACGGTGAGATCCGCTCAAATCTCGACGCCCATGATGCGGCAGTCACGCTGATGTCGCTGCAGAGCGGGTTACTGGCGGTCTGGATCATGTCCAACGATCTCATCGACCTCCAATCCAAAGCAGGGGATGTGGCCGACATCTTTCTGCGCGGCATCGCCATCTGA
- a CDS encoding (Fe-S)-binding protein yields the protein MSLLQRESPAGKPVSLFVTCIVDMIYPQTGMSVVEVLEHLGLKVDFPAAQTCCGQPGFNSGFRQEAKEVAKQFLRAFEKAEVIVTPSGSCAAMVRHEYTTLFAGDPDWEARAVRAASITWEFTEFLVDGLGVTDLGARLPQMQTFAFHDACHGMRLLGLSKQGRTLLEHVENAEVAELKDCDVCCGFGGLFAVKMPDVSNAMLSHKIANINASDAATILTGDASCLTQMNGGLSRQQSPKRVKHIADVLAEGLSK from the coding sequence ATGTCCCTCCTTCAACGTGAATCGCCGGCGGGCAAGCCGGTCAGCCTGTTTGTTACCTGCATTGTCGACATGATCTATCCACAGACCGGCATGTCGGTAGTGGAAGTCCTCGAACACCTCGGCCTGAAGGTCGACTTCCCCGCCGCCCAGACCTGCTGCGGCCAGCCCGGCTTCAACAGCGGCTTCCGGCAGGAGGCCAAAGAAGTCGCCAAACAGTTCCTGCGCGCCTTCGAGAAAGCCGAGGTCATCGTCACGCCCTCCGGCTCTTGCGCGGCAATGGTCCGCCACGAATACACGACCCTCTTCGCCGGTGACCCCGACTGGGAGGCGCGAGCCGTCAGGGCGGCCTCGATTACCTGGGAGTTCACCGAATTTCTGGTCGATGGCCTGGGCGTGACCGACCTCGGCGCCCGGCTGCCGCAAATGCAGACCTTTGCCTTCCATGATGCCTGTCATGGCATGCGGCTGCTGGGGCTGTCGAAACAGGGTCGCACGCTGCTCGAACACGTTGAAAATGCCGAGGTCGCCGAGCTAAAGGACTGCGATGTGTGCTGCGGGTTCGGCGGATTGTTCGCGGTCAAGATGCCGGACGTTTCTAACGCCATGCTGTCCCATAAGATTGCCAACATCAACGCCAGTGACGCCGCCACCATCCTCACCGGCGACGCAAGCTGCCTCACGCAGATGAACGGGGGGCTGTCGCGACAACAATCGCCCAAACGGGTCAAACATATCGCCGATGTACTGGCCGAAGGGCTGAGTAAATGA
- a CDS encoding ABC transporter permease: MINDTLLLFRRSLTNTLRNPVWVMLGLFQPVLYLLLFAPLLENLTGPGFAGGSAFNIFTPGLLILTALYSAAFVGFSVIADLRAGMIERLRVTPVSRIALPMGMVLRDVVVLLVQSVVLIGVATLMGLRANLVGLLLLLALMTLIGIMAASISYAIALAFKDENALASTLNTFILPLTLLSGIMLPLALAPKLLQDIARVNPLAHAVDAARALVNGNFADSAIVLGFAYIAVLSLLAVVWVTRSFRNATV, translated from the coding sequence ATGATCAACGATACGCTGCTGCTCTTTCGCCGCAGTCTGACCAATACGCTGCGTAATCCGGTGTGGGTCATGCTCGGCCTGTTTCAACCCGTGCTGTACCTCTTGCTGTTCGCGCCGCTGCTCGAAAACCTGACCGGGCCGGGCTTTGCCGGGGGCAGCGCCTTTAACATCTTTACGCCGGGACTGCTGATCCTGACGGCGCTTTACAGCGCGGCCTTCGTCGGCTTCAGCGTGATCGCCGACCTGCGCGCCGGGATGATCGAACGGCTGCGCGTCACGCCGGTGAGCCGGATCGCCTTGCCCATGGGCATGGTGCTGCGCGACGTGGTCGTGCTGCTGGTTCAGTCGGTCGTGCTGATCGGCGTGGCGACTCTCATGGGTCTGCGCGCTAATCTGGTTGGGCTGCTGCTGCTGCTCGCCCTGATGACCCTGATCGGGATCATGGCGGCCTCGATCAGCTACGCGATAGCGCTGGCCTTCAAGGACGAAAATGCGCTGGCGTCCACGCTGAACACCTTCATCCTCCCGCTCACGCTGCTCTCCGGCATCATGCTCCCGCTGGCGCTCGCCCCAAAGCTTCTGCAGGACATCGCGCGGGTGAATCCCCTGGCGCACGCCGTGGATGCGGCGCGTGCGCTGGTGAACGGGAACTTCGCGGACAGCGCCATTGTGCTGGGCTTCGCCTATATCGCGGTGCTGAGTCTGTTGGCCGTCGTGTGGGTCACGCGCAGCTTCAGGAACGCCACGGTATAG
- a CDS encoding iron-sulfur cluster-binding protein, which yields MAEKRLTENGVTVLWAEDGDEARRHVSEIVKRHAVSKVTKAKSMLSEEIALNPHLESEGVTVVETDLGEYIIQINHEHPSHIIAPVIHKSKASIRDLFVEKLGMPPTDDAGEMVAFARKKLRPEYVSSDMGISGGNFIIAETGTLALVTNEGNGRLCTSMPRVHVALVGIEKVIETVEDYAALTQVLPRSGTGQLMPVYTSMIHGPRKPGDSDGPEHVYVILVDNGRSKIYATKYAEVLSCIRCGACQNACPVYRSTGGHAYGWVYGGPIGAVLTPLLVGLDNAVPLPNASSLCGACKQACPVDIDLPRMLLDLRHDLAERGKGGRVWSLGLKAWAIGNRSPRLFRLGGRAARLGQRLFRKNLPGPLAGWTKYRDFPPFAPKSFHELWAERERKREQ from the coding sequence TTGGCCGAAAAGCGCCTGACCGAGAACGGCGTGACCGTTCTGTGGGCGGAGGATGGCGACGAGGCGCGCCGCCACGTCAGCGAAATCGTTAAGCGCCATGCCGTCAGCAAGGTGACCAAAGCCAAGTCCATGCTGTCCGAGGAGATCGCGCTCAACCCCCACCTCGAATCGGAGGGTGTGACGGTCGTTGAGACTGACCTCGGCGAGTACATCATCCAGATCAACCACGAGCATCCGAGCCATATCATCGCGCCCGTGATCCACAAATCCAAAGCCAGCATCCGCGACCTGTTCGTCGAAAAACTCGGAATGCCCCCCACTGACGACGCCGGCGAAATGGTCGCCTTTGCGCGCAAGAAGCTGCGCCCGGAGTACGTGTCGTCCGATATGGGCATCAGCGGCGGCAACTTCATTATTGCCGAGACCGGCACACTGGCGCTGGTCACCAACGAAGGCAATGGCCGCCTCTGCACCTCCATGCCGCGCGTGCATGTGGCGCTGGTCGGCATCGAAAAGGTGATCGAAACTGTCGAAGACTACGCCGCGCTGACCCAGGTGCTGCCGCGCTCTGGCACCGGTCAATTGATGCCGGTCTATACCAGCATGATCCATGGTCCGCGCAAGCCAGGCGACAGCGACGGGCCGGAACATGTCTACGTCATTCTGGTGGACAACGGCCGCAGCAAGATCTACGCGACCAAATACGCCGAAGTGCTGAGCTGTATCCGCTGCGGCGCCTGCCAGAATGCCTGCCCGGTCTACCGGAGCACCGGCGGTCATGCCTATGGCTGGGTCTACGGCGGGCCAATCGGCGCCGTGCTGACGCCGCTGCTGGTCGGACTGGATAACGCCGTGCCGCTGCCTAACGCATCGAGCCTGTGCGGCGCCTGTAAACAGGCCTGCCCTGTGGACATCGACCTGCCGCGTATGCTGCTCGATCTGCGCCATGACCTTGCCGAGCGGGGCAAAGGCGGCCGCGTGTGGTCGCTGGGTCTGAAAGCGTGGGCCATCGGCAACCGTTCACCGCGCTTATTCCGCCTGGGTGGGCGTGCGGCACGCCTCGGTCAGCGGCTGTTCAGGAAGAATCTGCCCGGGCCGCTGGCAGGATGGACCAAATACCGCGATTTCCCGCCCTTCGCGCCGAAATCGTTCCATGAATTATGGGCAGAGCGGGAGCGCAAACGTGAGCAGTAA
- a CDS encoding lactate utilization protein, translating to MSSKDAILKRLRAAQTPFTDVPPLSERKRMTPLADSSPAALRARFIAEAEKVGVTTWPCAGEEAALEQLLTLIGTDTRVMAWESAHIPLAGLSRMFEERGIDRSAVRDTDVRVGITGADAGLATTGSLVLPTGAGKARASSLLPPVHVVVLRESQIVADLEAWFERQRQAGLDTFRASANTVVITGGSRTADIGQELIMGAHGPVEVHVVLLP from the coding sequence GTGAGCAGTAAAGACGCCATCCTCAAACGGCTGCGGGCGGCTCAGACGCCGTTCACTGATGTGCCGCCGCTATCCGAACGCAAGCGCATGACACCCTTGGCCGATTCCTCGCCGGCGGCGCTGCGGGCGCGCTTCATCGCCGAGGCGGAAAAAGTCGGCGTGACGACCTGGCCGTGTGCCGGCGAGGAAGCCGCGCTTGAACAGCTTCTCACGTTAATCGGTACCGATACCCGCGTGATGGCCTGGGAGTCGGCGCATATCCCGCTGGCCGGCCTGAGCCGGATGTTTGAGGAACGCGGCATCGACCGCTCCGCAGTGAGGGATACCGATGTGCGCGTGGGGATCACCGGCGCCGATGCGGGGCTGGCGACCACCGGCAGCCTCGTTCTGCCAACCGGGGCAGGCAAGGCACGCGCCTCCTCGCTGCTTCCGCCGGTTCACGTCGTCGTGCTGCGCGAAAGCCAGATCGTCGCCGACCTGGAAGCCTGGTTCGAACGGCAGCGTCAGGCTGGACTGGATACCTTCCGCGCCAGCGCCAACACCGTCGTCATCACCGGGGGCAGCCGCACGGCTGACATCGGGCAGGAACTCATCATGGGCGCGCACGGACCGGTGGAAGTCCACGTCGTACTTTTGCCCTGA
- a CDS encoding TIGR03560 family F420-dependent LLM class oxidoreductase, protein MMTEIGLMIEGQDGLNWGRWQRLLQAAEDFGYAFVFRSDHYTNARGPEKDSLELWVSLTYAALQTKRIGFGSMVAPTTFRHPALTVRMAAQVDDLSGGRLTLGLGAGWNEREHTLFGVPFYDIPTRYAMLTDALEITQRLFESSTPVSFDGKHFSLKEAVLLPRPQRKTPILIGGNGPTKTLPLAAQYADEWNGVYLNPAAYHERATRLDELLQQRGRDKNSVKRSLMTRLIFAPDDVALKTLLDAQGRTAAELQEGGVIVGTASQVIDRIGQYREAGVERFMMQWIDQDDIDGLEALAQHVLPHFHPNSL, encoded by the coding sequence GTGATGACTGAAATCGGCTTGATGATTGAGGGCCAGGACGGCCTGAACTGGGGACGCTGGCAGCGGCTCTTGCAGGCGGCGGAAGACTTCGGCTATGCGTTTGTATTCCGCTCCGACCATTACACCAACGCGCGCGGGCCGGAAAAAGACTCGCTTGAGCTGTGGGTCTCGCTGACCTATGCCGCTCTACAGACGAAACGCATCGGCTTCGGATCGATGGTCGCGCCGACCACCTTCCGGCATCCCGCACTGACCGTTCGCATGGCGGCGCAGGTGGACGACCTGAGCGGCGGCAGGCTGACACTCGGCCTGGGTGCTGGGTGGAACGAGCGCGAACATACGCTTTTCGGCGTGCCGTTCTACGACATCCCAACCCGCTATGCGATGCTGACCGACGCGCTGGAAATCACGCAGCGGCTGTTCGAGAGCAGTACGCCGGTTTCGTTCGACGGCAAGCATTTCTCGCTTAAGGAAGCGGTCCTGCTGCCGCGCCCGCAGCGCAAGACACCGATCCTGATTGGCGGGAATGGGCCGACCAAGACCCTGCCGCTGGCCGCGCAGTATGCCGATGAATGGAACGGCGTGTATCTGAATCCGGCGGCGTACCATGAGCGCGCAACACGACTCGACGAGCTGCTCCAGCAGCGGGGACGCGACAAGAATTCGGTTAAGCGCTCGCTGATGACCCGGCTGATCTTCGCGCCGGACGATGTCGCGCTCAAAACGCTGCTCGACGCGCAGGGGCGGACAGCAGCGGAATTGCAGGAGGGCGGCGTGATTGTCGGCACAGCGTCGCAGGTGATCGACCGGATCGGCCAATACCGTGAAGCAGGCGTGGAACGCTTCATGATGCAGTGGATCGATCAGGACGATATTGATGGGCTGGAAGCGCTGGCCCAGCACGTCCTGCCGCACTTCCACCCGAACAGCCTTTAA
- a CDS encoding ATP-binding cassette domain-containing protein has product MGSIIETRGLGKTFKTGSKGKQAAPAVVEAVKDLNLTVREGEIFGFLGPNGAGKSTTLRMLATLLPPTAGTAVVAGCDLLRQPGQVRRHIGYVSQAGGADDSLSARENLVLQGRLYGLSRADATLRAAELIAVLDLGEVADRLVRTYSGGQRRRLDLAQGMAHRPKLLFLDEPTTALDPQSRARLWDEVRRLRDSGTTVFLTTHYMDEADALADRLAIMDHGQIVAQGTPEELKRQIAGDVLTVGVTETNGALIRARDLLSTQPFVRQAQTGDDNALRLVVEHGEEALPNVLRLLDGVGLSLKSVSLTRPSLDEVFLSKTGRSLRESAN; this is encoded by the coding sequence ATGGGATCTATCATTGAAACGCGCGGGCTAGGCAAAACGTTCAAGACCGGCAGTAAAGGCAAGCAGGCGGCCCCGGCGGTTGTCGAAGCCGTCAAAGACCTGAACCTGACGGTACGCGAAGGCGAAATCTTCGGCTTCCTCGGCCCGAATGGCGCGGGCAAGTCGACCACGCTGCGTATGTTGGCGACCCTGCTGCCACCGACAGCGGGTACGGCAGTCGTCGCCGGCTGCGATCTGCTCCGGCAGCCCGGCCAGGTCCGCCGGCACATCGGCTACGTCAGCCAGGCCGGCGGCGCCGACGACAGCCTCTCGGCGCGCGAAAACCTGGTCCTCCAGGGCCGGCTCTACGGCCTGAGTCGCGCCGATGCGACTCTCCGCGCCGCCGAACTGATCGCCGTCCTCGACCTCGGGGAAGTCGCCGACCGGCTGGTTCGCACTTACAGCGGGGGACAGCGTCGCCGCCTCGATCTGGCGCAGGGGATGGCGCACCGGCCAAAGCTGCTGTTTCTGGACGAGCCGACCACCGCGCTCGACCCGCAAAGCCGGGCGCGCTTGTGGGACGAAGTCCGCCGGCTGCGCGATTCCGGCACGACCGTATTTCTTACCACCCACTACATGGACGAAGCCGACGCGCTGGCAGACCGGCTGGCGATCATGGATCACGGCCAGATCGTCGCGCAGGGGACGCCGGAAGAACTCAAGCGCCAGATCGCCGGCGACGTGCTGACCGTGGGGGTGACTGAGACCAACGGGGCGTTGATCCGGGCGCGCGATCTGCTTTCAACGCAGCCGTTCGTGCGGCAGGCTCAGACCGGCGACGACAACGCCCTCCGTCTGGTAGTCGAACATGGTGAGGAGGCGCTCCCGAACGTGCTAAGGCTGCTGGACGGGGTAGGGCTAAGCCTTAAGTCGGTGTCGCTCACGCGGCCCTCGCTGGACGAAGTGTTTCTGAGCAAAACGGGGCGCTCGCTCCGCGAATCCGCAAACTAA
- a CDS encoding phosphotransferase, translating to MPWLVHWDLWDGNVFVDPASGEINGIIDFERALWGDPLIELNFREYSDASAFGEGYGKAVLDTSARRLRRSLYDLYLYLIMVIEDDFRQYETHEITDWARGNLVRVLEELGL from the coding sequence GTGCCGTGGCTTGTTCACTGGGACCTGTGGGACGGGAATGTCTTCGTCGATCCGGCCAGCGGGGAGATTAACGGCATCATCGACTTCGAGCGCGCACTGTGGGGCGACCCGTTGATAGAGCTAAATTTCCGCGAGTACTCCGACGCGTCGGCGTTCGGCGAGGGTTATGGCAAGGCGGTCCTCGACACGTCTGCTCGGCGGTTGCGGCGTTCCCTGTATGACTTGTACTTGTACCTGATCATGGTGATCGAGGACGACTTCCGGCAGTACGAAACGCACGAGATCACCGATTGGGCACGCGGCAATCTCGTACGGGTACTGGAGGAACTCGGCCTTTAG
- a CDS encoding phosphotransferase, translating into MMQSASKTQLTFETAQAIVAAHFRDGVLRSSTELTGGFFSAAYSLDLANGRRFVVKIAPPPPVRVLRYERGIMRAEVEALRLVRGKTSVPVPEVIAFDDTRILLPSPYFIMEFVEGVPLHTVRDALSSSVQTSIDRKLGRFVREINAIPGETFGLLGNTQFPTWRAAFDSLLRDVLSDGREIGAALPRAADALYEGAVRHFDCLDEVSAVACSLGPVGRECLRRSGQRGD; encoded by the coding sequence ATGATGCAAAGCGCGTCGAAAACTCAGCTCACATTCGAAACGGCACAGGCGATCGTGGCAGCACATTTCCGCGATGGCGTCCTGCGCTCGTCCACCGAGCTCACCGGCGGATTTTTCAGCGCCGCCTACAGCCTCGATCTGGCTAATGGCAGGCGGTTCGTCGTGAAGATCGCGCCGCCGCCGCCGGTCCGCGTGCTGCGCTATGAGCGCGGCATCATGCGCGCCGAGGTTGAGGCGCTGCGGCTTGTCCGCGGCAAAACGTCGGTCCCGGTGCCGGAGGTCATAGCCTTCGACGACACGCGAATCCTGCTGCCCAGTCCGTATTTCATCATGGAATTCGTGGAGGGCGTGCCGCTCCACACCGTCCGCGATGCGCTTTCCAGCAGCGTCCAGACCTCAATCGACCGGAAACTCGGCCGCTTCGTGCGCGAGATCAACGCCATCCCCGGCGAGACGTTCGGCCTCCTGGGCAATACACAGTTCCCGACGTGGCGCGCCGCGTTCGACAGCCTGCTGCGCGACGTCCTGAGCGATGGCCGTGAGATCGGCGCGGCGCTGCCCAGGGCCGCCGACGCGCTGTACGAGGGCGCTGTGCGCCACTTCGACTGCCTTGACGAGGTGAGTGCCGTGGCTTGTTCACTGGGACCTGTGGGACGGGAATGTCTTCGTCGATCCGGCCAGCGGGGAGATTAA